A genomic window from Salvia splendens isolate huo1 chromosome 11, SspV2, whole genome shotgun sequence includes:
- the LOC121754750 gene encoding uncharacterized protein LOC121754750 — translation MGLVQEKRQSSVLKMKLVAEILTGNLFYVEVGEDDTVANLKKAIGKQENLPGDRLILLLDAEERYSLDKDEAFLKDYGVEDSSHIYVFFRPQETIAAASASPSTPKESASSEPAHSMDSEIGVTNADNTDEANEDEEAPRHENASDEANEPPASVDQE, via the coding sequence ATGGGTCTGGTACAAGAAAAGAGGCAATCTAGTGTTTTGAAGATGAAGTTGGTGGCAGAGATACTGACCGGGAATCTGTTCTACGTCGAGGTGGGGGAGGATGACACCGTAGCCAACCTCAAGAAAGCAATTGGGAAGCAAGAAAACCTACCCGGGGATCGCCTCATTCTGCTGCTCGATGCTGAGGAGCGTTATTCGTTGGATAAAGATGAAGCTTTTCTTAAAGATTATGGGGTTGAAGATAGCTCCCACATCTACGTCTTCTTCCGACCCCAGGAAACCATTGCTGCTGCCTCTGCTTCTCCTTCGACTCCTAAGGAGTCTGCCTCCAGTGAACCTGCACACTCCATGGATTCTGAAATTGGAGTTACAAATGCAGATAATACAGATGAGGCCAATGAAGACGAAGAAGCTCCACGCCACGAGAATGCTTCAGATGAGGCGAATGAGCCTCCTGCCTCAGTTGATCAAGAATGA
- the LOC121755325 gene encoding ricin B-like lectin R40G3 isoform X1 — protein sequence MDGHHHNTRHHDRREEEYNHPPPPPQVHHTGPAPPQVHHTSHTVPTPNAPPVYTINAHNPSPPQVHHTSYSPPPSHVPSHSPPPAAHNELANKPSVRMYCKAEPNFSLTIREGKVVLAPSNSADPLQHWIKDEKFSTRVKDKEGFPSFALVNKATGQAMKHSIGVTQPVERRRAVGGVEQFKIEAWLVELSPYNSNKLDESILWTESKDLGDGYHAVRMVSNIKLNVDAFNGDKNHGGVHDGTRIVLWEWKKDSNQRWKIVPF from the exons ATGGACGGCCACCACCACAACACCCGCCACCACGATCGCCGTGAAGAAGAATACAACcacccaccgccgccgccgcaagTTCACCACACTGGGCCAGCACCGCCGCAAGTACACCACACATCTCACACCGTCCCAACTCCGAACGCGCCACCAGTCTACACAATAAACGCCCACAATCCATCTCCGCCGCAAGTCCATCACACCTCCTACTCTCCGCCGCCGTCGCACGTGCCAAGCCACAGCCCGCCGCCCGCCGCCCACAACGAGCTGGCGAATAAGCCTTCTGTGAGGATGTATTGTAAGGCTGAGCCCAATTTCTCCTTGACCATTCGCGAGGGGAAGGTTGTTCTTGCGCCATCGAATTCCGCCGATCCTTTGCAG CACTGGATAAAAGATGAGAAGTTCAGCACGAGAGTCAAGGACAAAGAGGGCTTCCCGAGTTTTGCTTTGGTCAACAAAGCCACTGGGCAAGCCATGAAGCACTCTATTGGTGTTACTCAACCT gttgagcggcgacgagcagttggtggtgttgagcaatttaaaattgaagcatggttg GTTGAGTTGAGTCCTTACAATTCTAACAAACTCGATGAATCCATTTTGTGGACCGAGAGCAAGGACTTAGGCGATGGCTATCATGCAGTGAGGATGGTCAGCAACATCAAACTAAACGTGGATGCATTCAACGGGGATAAGAACCATGGTGGCGTCCATGATGGCACTAGAATCGTGCTTTGGGAGTGGAAGAAGGATTCCAATCAACGCTGGAAGATCGTCCCATTCT GA
- the LOC121755325 gene encoding ricin B-like lectin EULS3 isoform X4, with amino-acid sequence MDGHHHNTRHHDRREEEYNHPPPPPQVHHTGPAPPQVHHTSHTVPTPNAPPVYTINAHNPSPPQVHHTSYSPPPSHVPSHSPPPAAHNELANKPSVRMYCKAEPNFSLTIREGKVVLAPSNSADPLQHWIKDEKFSTRVKDKEGFPSFALVNKATGQAMKHSIGVTQPVERRRAVGGVEQFKIEAWLS; translated from the exons ATGGACGGCCACCACCACAACACCCGCCACCACGATCGCCGTGAAGAAGAATACAACcacccaccgccgccgccgcaagTTCACCACACTGGGCCAGCACCGCCGCAAGTACACCACACATCTCACACCGTCCCAACTCCGAACGCGCCACCAGTCTACACAATAAACGCCCACAATCCATCTCCGCCGCAAGTCCATCACACCTCCTACTCTCCGCCGCCGTCGCACGTGCCAAGCCACAGCCCGCCGCCCGCCGCCCACAACGAGCTGGCGAATAAGCCTTCTGTGAGGATGTATTGTAAGGCTGAGCCCAATTTCTCCTTGACCATTCGCGAGGGGAAGGTTGTTCTTGCGCCATCGAATTCCGCCGATCCTTTGCAG CACTGGATAAAAGATGAGAAGTTCAGCACGAGAGTCAAGGACAAAGAGGGCTTCCCGAGTTTTGCTTTGGTCAACAAAGCCACTGGGCAAGCCATGAAGCACTCTATTGGTGTTACTCAACCT gttgagcggcgacgagcagttggtggtgttgagcaatttaaaattgaagcatg GTTGAGTTGA
- the LOC121755318 gene encoding uncharacterized protein LOC121755318 isoform X1 yields the protein MDVFMKDEDDLRQSDRSKTTSLKSPYTGLDFGDVFGGPPRRPRRPHLHGDDFFDDIFRGHESYSSPWRTHPRHQSSFPAKSSKLVVEFPTFSSISDHVLEHKSKRLSNDKNGGLNYGVHQTSHRRNDGVPIPYMGKDLNSHSDRYHFSADNVKGGFAKIFNNETDLSPKSYVKMQSQSCRWTAIGVNLMENHNHVNESLRKVEPQECYAGNNAWINKKNAFSSESPRLDSKILEEDLIDPFEDLFELKELHDGVEEATLCEDTILLQQREADAKIRQWSAGKEGNIRSLLSTLQYVLWPGSGWQPIALVDLVEENPVKRAYQKALLRLHPDKLQQKGAASHHKYIALQVFDILQEAWDHFNNTCPV from the exons ATGGATGTATTCATGAAAGATGAAGATGATTTGAGACAGTCTGATCGTTCCAAAACCACATCCCTTAAATCACCATACACAGGCTTGGATTTCGGTGATGTTTTTGGGGGGCCGCCGCGACGCCCAAGGAGGCCACATCTTCATGGTGATGATTTCTTTGATGACATATTTAGAGGCCATGAGTCGTATAGTTCACCATGGAGAACTCATCCTCGTCATCAATCAAG TTTTCCAGCCAAATCGAGCAAATTAGTAGTGGAATTTCCTACCTTTTCATCAATAAGTGACCATGTGTTGGAGCATAAGAGCAAGAGACTCTCAAATGATAAAAATGGAGGGCTAAATTATGGAGTTCATCAAACCTCTCATAGAAGAAATGATGGTGTACCAATTCCATACATGGGAAAGGATTTGAATAGTCATAGCGATAGGTATCATTTCAGTGCTGATAATGTGAAGGGAGGCTTTGCCAAGATATTCAACAATGAAACAGATTTAAGCCCAAAATCCTATGTTAAGATGCAAAGTCAGAGTTGCAGGTGGACGGCTATAGGAGTCAACCTAATGGAAAATCATAATCAT gtGAATGAGAGTTTAAGAAAGGTGGAACCACAAGAATGTTATGCAGGTAACAATGCTTGGATCAATAAGAAGAATGCATTTTCATCAG AGTCACCACGCTTGGATTCTAAGATATTAGAGGAAGATTTGATCGACCCTTTTGAAGACTTGTTCGAG TTGAAGGAGTTGCATGATGGTGTTGAAGAAGCTACACTATGTGAGGACACTATA TTGTTGCAGCAGAGGGAGGCTGATGCTAAAATTCGACAGTGGTCAGCAGGGAAGGAAGGGAACATTCGGTCTCTCCTGTCCACCCTACAATAT GTTCTTTGGCCAGGAAGCGGATGGCAGCCAATCGCGTTGGTGGATCTAGTTGAGGAGAATCCGGTGAAACGAGCCTATCAGAAAGCGTTGCTCCGCCTACATCCAGATAAACTTCAGCAGAAAGGCGCTGCTTCTCATCACAAGTATATTGCCCTTCAAGTTTTTGATATTCTTCAG GAAGCATGGGACCATTTCAACAATACTTGTCCAGTTTAA
- the LOC121755318 gene encoding uncharacterized protein LOC121755318 isoform X2, whose translation MDVFMKDEDDLRQSDRSKTTSLKSPYTGLDFGDVFGGPPRRPRRPHLHGDDFFDDIFRGHESYSSPWRTHPRHQSSFPAKSSKLVVEFPTFSSISDHVLEHKSKRLSNDKNGGLNYGVHQTSHRRNDGVPIPYMGKDLNSHSDRYHFSADNVKGGFAKIFNNETDLSPKSYVKMQSQSCRWTAIGVNLMENHNHVNESLRKVEPQECYAGNNAWINKKNAFSSESPRLDSKILEEDLIDPFEDLFELKELHDGVEEATLCEDTIQREADAKIRQWSAGKEGNIRSLLSTLQYVLWPGSGWQPIALVDLVEENPVKRAYQKALLRLHPDKLQQKGAASHHKYIALQVFDILQEAWDHFNNTCPV comes from the exons ATGGATGTATTCATGAAAGATGAAGATGATTTGAGACAGTCTGATCGTTCCAAAACCACATCCCTTAAATCACCATACACAGGCTTGGATTTCGGTGATGTTTTTGGGGGGCCGCCGCGACGCCCAAGGAGGCCACATCTTCATGGTGATGATTTCTTTGATGACATATTTAGAGGCCATGAGTCGTATAGTTCACCATGGAGAACTCATCCTCGTCATCAATCAAG TTTTCCAGCCAAATCGAGCAAATTAGTAGTGGAATTTCCTACCTTTTCATCAATAAGTGACCATGTGTTGGAGCATAAGAGCAAGAGACTCTCAAATGATAAAAATGGAGGGCTAAATTATGGAGTTCATCAAACCTCTCATAGAAGAAATGATGGTGTACCAATTCCATACATGGGAAAGGATTTGAATAGTCATAGCGATAGGTATCATTTCAGTGCTGATAATGTGAAGGGAGGCTTTGCCAAGATATTCAACAATGAAACAGATTTAAGCCCAAAATCCTATGTTAAGATGCAAAGTCAGAGTTGCAGGTGGACGGCTATAGGAGTCAACCTAATGGAAAATCATAATCAT gtGAATGAGAGTTTAAGAAAGGTGGAACCACAAGAATGTTATGCAGGTAACAATGCTTGGATCAATAAGAAGAATGCATTTTCATCAG AGTCACCACGCTTGGATTCTAAGATATTAGAGGAAGATTTGATCGACCCTTTTGAAGACTTGTTCGAG TTGAAGGAGTTGCATGATGGTGTTGAAGAAGCTACACTATGTGAGGACACTATA CAGAGGGAGGCTGATGCTAAAATTCGACAGTGGTCAGCAGGGAAGGAAGGGAACATTCGGTCTCTCCTGTCCACCCTACAATAT GTTCTTTGGCCAGGAAGCGGATGGCAGCCAATCGCGTTGGTGGATCTAGTTGAGGAGAATCCGGTGAAACGAGCCTATCAGAAAGCGTTGCTCCGCCTACATCCAGATAAACTTCAGCAGAAAGGCGCTGCTTCTCATCACAAGTATATTGCCCTTCAAGTTTTTGATATTCTTCAG GAAGCATGGGACCATTTCAACAATACTTGTCCAGTTTAA
- the LOC121755325 gene encoding ricin B-like lectin R40G3 isoform X2 codes for MDGHHHNTRHHDRREEEYNHPPPPPQVHHTGPAPPQVHHTSHTVPTPNAPPVYTINAHNPSPPQVHHTSYSPPPAAHNELANKPSVRMYCKAEPNFSLTIREGKVVLAPSNSADPLQHWIKDEKFSTRVKDKEGFPSFALVNKATGQAMKHSIGVTQPVERRRAVGGVEQFKIEAWLVELSPYNSNKLDESILWTESKDLGDGYHAVRMVSNIKLNVDAFNGDKNHGGVHDGTRIVLWEWKKDSNQRWKIVPF; via the exons ATGGACGGCCACCACCACAACACCCGCCACCACGATCGCCGTGAAGAAGAATACAACcacccaccgccgccgccgcaagTTCACCACACTGGGCCAGCACCGCCGCAAGTACACCACACATCTCACACCGTCCCAACTCCGAACGCGCCACCAGTCTACACAATAAACGCCCACAATCCATCTCCGCCGCAAGTCCATCACACCTCCTACTCT CCGCCGCCCGCCGCCCACAACGAGCTGGCGAATAAGCCTTCTGTGAGGATGTATTGTAAGGCTGAGCCCAATTTCTCCTTGACCATTCGCGAGGGGAAGGTTGTTCTTGCGCCATCGAATTCCGCCGATCCTTTGCAG CACTGGATAAAAGATGAGAAGTTCAGCACGAGAGTCAAGGACAAAGAGGGCTTCCCGAGTTTTGCTTTGGTCAACAAAGCCACTGGGCAAGCCATGAAGCACTCTATTGGTGTTACTCAACCT gttgagcggcgacgagcagttggtggtgttgagcaatttaaaattgaagcatggttg GTTGAGTTGAGTCCTTACAATTCTAACAAACTCGATGAATCCATTTTGTGGACCGAGAGCAAGGACTTAGGCGATGGCTATCATGCAGTGAGGATGGTCAGCAACATCAAACTAAACGTGGATGCATTCAACGGGGATAAGAACCATGGTGGCGTCCATGATGGCACTAGAATCGTGCTTTGGGAGTGGAAGAAGGATTCCAATCAACGCTGGAAGATCGTCCCATTCT GA
- the LOC121755304 gene encoding arabinosyltransferase RRA3-like encodes MALGRRVKNLQSSLRGSQIIAAIGIGVAVGCVFAFLFPHGFFSTNLLTKVRHVSDSNSEVDAASCESTEKIDLLKSDIRRLSDKNAELKRQGKELNEKIRLAEQGNQQAHDQVKVLNEPHKAGPFGTVKSLRTNPTVVPDETVNPRLAKILAKVAVRKEIIVALANSNVKEMLELWFTYIKKAKITNYLVVALDDEILELCKANDVPVFQRDRDESVDAIGKGGGNHAVSGLKFRILREFLQLGYGVLLSDVDIVFLQNPFDHLHRDSDVESMSDGHNNMTAYGFNDVSDEPAMGWARYAHTMRIWVFNSGFFYIRPTVPSIELLDRVAGRLAREDAWDQAVFNEELFFPSHPGYIGLHASKRTLDFYLFMNSKVLFKTVRKDATLKKIKPVIVHVNYHPDKYPRMKAIVEFYLNGKQDALDPFPDGSQ; translated from the exons ATGGCGTTAGGGCGGAGGGTGAAGAATTTGCAGTCATCACTCCGCGGATCACAGATTATTGCGGCGATTGGGATCGGAGTAGCCGTCGGATGCGTGTTTGCATTTTTGTTCCCCCATGGATTCTTCTCTACAAACCTGCTCACTAAAGTCCGCCATGTTTCCGATTCTAATTCGGAG GTTGATGCGGCATCATGTGAATCGACTGAGAAGATAGATCTTCTGAAGTCGGATATTAGGAGGTTATCTGATAAGAATGCTGAGTTGAAGAGACAAGGGAAGGAGTTGAATGAAAAGATTAGGTTGGCTGAGCAGGGGAACCAACAGGCGCATGACCAAGTCAAGGTGCTGAATGAACCACATAAGGCTGGACCCTTTGGTACTGTTAAGAGTCTAAGGACGAATCCAACTGTCGTTCCTGATGAAACTGTAAACCCCAGACTTGCAAAGATCTTGGCTAAGGTTGCTGTTAGGAAAGAGATTATAGTTGCTCTTGCCAATTCGAATGTCAAAGAAATGCTTGAACTTTGGTTCACATACATTAAGAAAGCCAAGATTACTAACTACCTGGTGGTAGCGTTAGATGATGAGATTCTAGAGCTCTGCAAGGCAAATGACGTCCCTGTGTTCCAGAGGGATCGAGATGAATCTGTTGACGCTATTGGAAAGGGTGGTGGAAATCATGCCGTATCTGGCCTGAAGTTTCGTATACTGAGGGAATTTCTGCAGTTGGGCTATGGTGTTCTTCTTTCAGATGTAGATATAGTATTCTTGCAGAATCCGTTCGATCATTTGCATAGAGATTCTGATGTGGAGTCTATGTCAGATGGTCACAATAATATGACTGCTTATGGGTTCAATGATGTTTCTGACGAGCCTGCGATGGGTTGGGCTCGATATGCTCACACAATGAGGATATGGGTCTTTAATTCTGGTTTCTTCTATATAAGGCCCACTGTCCCTTCTATTGAGCTGCTAGATCGTGTGGCTGGAAGGCTTGCACGGGAAGATGCTTGGGATCAAGCCGTTTTCAATGAAGAGCTCTTCTTCCCTTCTCATCCTGGTTATATTGGGCTCCATGCTTCCAAGAGAACTTTGGATTTTTATCTCTTTATGAACAGCAAGGTCCTTTTCAAGACTGTGAGGAAAGATGCCACTCTGAAAAAAATCAAGCCTGTTATCGTTCACGTGAATTACCATCCTGATAAATATCCAAGAATGAAAGCCATTGTAGAGTTCTACTTGAATGGCAAACAAGATGCTCTAGACCCATTTCCTGATGGATCTCAGTGA
- the LOC121755325 gene encoding ricin B-like lectin R40G3 isoform X3 — protein sequence MDGHHHNTRHHDRREEEYNHPPPPPQVHHTGPAPPQVHHTSHTVPTPNAPPVYTINAHNPSPPQVHHTSYSPPPSHVPSHSPPPAAHNELANKPSVRMYCKAEPNFSLTIREGKVVLAPSNSADPLQHWIKDEKFSTRVKDKEGFPSFALVNKATGQAMKHSIGVTQPVELSPYNSNKLDESILWTESKDLGDGYHAVRMVSNIKLNVDAFNGDKNHGGVHDGTRIVLWEWKKDSNQRWKIVPF from the exons ATGGACGGCCACCACCACAACACCCGCCACCACGATCGCCGTGAAGAAGAATACAACcacccaccgccgccgccgcaagTTCACCACACTGGGCCAGCACCGCCGCAAGTACACCACACATCTCACACCGTCCCAACTCCGAACGCGCCACCAGTCTACACAATAAACGCCCACAATCCATCTCCGCCGCAAGTCCATCACACCTCCTACTCTCCGCCGCCGTCGCACGTGCCAAGCCACAGCCCGCCGCCCGCCGCCCACAACGAGCTGGCGAATAAGCCTTCTGTGAGGATGTATTGTAAGGCTGAGCCCAATTTCTCCTTGACCATTCGCGAGGGGAAGGTTGTTCTTGCGCCATCGAATTCCGCCGATCCTTTGCAG CACTGGATAAAAGATGAGAAGTTCAGCACGAGAGTCAAGGACAAAGAGGGCTTCCCGAGTTTTGCTTTGGTCAACAAAGCCACTGGGCAAGCCATGAAGCACTCTATTGGTGTTACTCAACCT GTTGAGTTGAGTCCTTACAATTCTAACAAACTCGATGAATCCATTTTGTGGACCGAGAGCAAGGACTTAGGCGATGGCTATCATGCAGTGAGGATGGTCAGCAACATCAAACTAAACGTGGATGCATTCAACGGGGATAAGAACCATGGTGGCGTCCATGATGGCACTAGAATCGTGCTTTGGGAGTGGAAGAAGGATTCCAATCAACGCTGGAAGATCGTCCCATTCT GA